The following proteins come from a genomic window of Polaribacter dokdonensis:
- a CDS encoding glycosyltransferase family 4 protein: MPFFTDKFETYVYGSNISGNHITTKQLKAVLFSKDKTIVHCHRNNEILRMLYYRFLGANFTVVATRHAESKPSSLTLFLLKKADKVVTLIKSMSANLGVKNTLIGHGVQVEKFTPDTAKKLQHISQDHIILNAGRVRKAKGQLVLLEALKNLKEFSNWALVIVGKVDKPVFLEELKAIVKKHQIENQVYFIDETRDIISYYQAAKIVVAPSFSEGFSLVTAEAMSCENTVIATKNVGVHSELITDGQNGYLFEAGNNDELEEILIKLLKDEIPMTSKAAREEIIKNWSAKKEAERLSELYLKN; encoded by the coding sequence TTGCCCTTTTTTACAGATAAATTTGAGACTTATGTGTATGGATCAAATATTTCAGGAAATCATATAACCACCAAACAACTCAAAGCAGTTTTATTTTCTAAGGATAAAACAATTGTACATTGTCATAGAAACAATGAAATTTTACGAATGCTTTATTATCGTTTTTTAGGTGCCAACTTTACAGTTGTAGCTACAAGACATGCAGAATCTAAACCCTCTAGCTTAACGTTGTTTTTGCTTAAAAAAGCAGATAAAGTAGTTACTTTAATTAAAAGTATGAGCGCTAATTTAGGTGTCAAAAATACCTTAATTGGTCATGGAGTTCAGGTTGAAAAATTTACACCAGATACAGCTAAGAAACTTCAGCATATTTCTCAAGACCATATTATTCTAAATGCAGGCAGAGTAAGAAAAGCTAAAGGTCAGTTGGTTTTATTAGAAGCTTTAAAAAACTTAAAAGAATTTTCTAATTGGGCTTTAGTTATAGTTGGTAAAGTAGATAAACCAGTATTTTTAGAAGAATTAAAAGCCATTGTTAAAAAACATCAAATAGAAAATCAAGTTTATTTTATAGACGAAACTAGAGATATCATTTCTTATTATCAAGCAGCAAAAATTGTAGTTGCACCTAGTTTTTCAGAAGGATTTTCTCTAGTTACAGCAGAAGCCATGAGCTGTGAAAATACAGTAATAGCAACTAAAAATGTAGGTGTACATTCAGAATTAATAACTGATGGCCAAAATGGTTATTTATTTGAAGCAGGAAATAACGATGAATTAGAAGAAATTTTAATAAAGTTACTGAAGGATGAAATTCCTATGACTAGCAAAGCAGCAAGAGAAGAAATTATTAAAAATTGGAGTGCTAAAAAAGAGGCAGAAAGATTATCAGAATTATATTTAAAAAATTAA
- a CDS encoding DUF3089 domain-containing protein has protein sequence MKTNLFYITVLLVLFSACKASYDASEYIKSEKTDVPDYNLEENWAVLPNKYTAEFTEFASKEPDTLKADVFYVYPTLNTEKGDLRWNVPINDKKQQEKVLNRAVLYQASAFATSGKVYVPYYRQAHLRSYSRLKNGGEQALLLAYSDVKKAFEVYLEKYNKGRPIIIASHSQGSTHTKFLLRDFFDGQPLQNKLIAAYVVGTVAKPDLFKTIKVMTKPNETGGFVGWNTFKKGYYSKKGKDYFKGSVTTNPITWNLDKTTTLEQHKGFLYSNNKIYDKALKIEVTDGLIWSTTPKFPGRLFMSFMKNYHVGDINLFWKDIQQNAELRTNTYFKLKSNL, from the coding sequence ATGAAAACAAATCTGTTTTATATCACAGTTTTATTGGTTTTATTTTCAGCTTGTAAAGCTAGTTATGACGCCTCAGAATACATAAAATCAGAAAAAACTGATGTTCCAGATTATAATTTAGAAGAGAATTGGGCTGTATTACCAAATAAATATACTGCAGAATTTACAGAATTTGCATCAAAGGAACCAGATACTTTAAAAGCAGATGTGTTCTATGTTTATCCTACTTTAAATACAGAAAAAGGCGATTTAAGATGGAATGTGCCTATAAATGATAAAAAGCAACAAGAAAAAGTATTAAATAGAGCAGTACTTTATCAAGCTTCAGCCTTTGCAACTTCAGGTAAAGTATATGTTCCTTATTATAGGCAAGCACACTTGCGTTCGTATTCCCGTCTAAAAAATGGTGGAGAACAAGCATTATTATTGGCATATTCAGATGTAAAAAAAGCATTTGAAGTCTATCTTGAAAAGTATAATAAAGGAAGACCAATAATAATAGCAAGTCATAGCCAAGGTTCTACACATACTAAGTTTTTATTAAGAGATTTTTTTGATGGCCAACCTTTACAAAATAAATTAATTGCGGCTTACGTAGTTGGTACAGTTGCAAAACCAGATTTATTTAAGACCATAAAAGTAATGACAAAACCGAATGAAACAGGAGGTTTTGTTGGGTGGAATACGTTTAAAAAAGGCTATTATTCAAAAAAAGGAAAGGATTACTTTAAAGGTAGTGTAACTACAAACCCAATAACTTGGAATTTGGACAAAACCACAACTTTAGAGCAACACAAAGGTTTCTTATATTCTAATAATAAAATTTATGATAAAGCTTTAAAAATTGAAGTTACAGATGGTTTAATTTGGAGCACAACACCAAAATTTCCTGGTAGACTTTTTATGTCTTTTATGAAAAATTATCATGTAGGAGATATTAATCTTTTCTGGAAAGACATTCAGCAAAATGCTGAGTTAAGAACAAATACATACTTTAAATTAAAAAGCAATTTGTAA
- a CDS encoding DUF4252 domain-containing protein, whose translation MKKLITFVFALFVLTASAQTSTFKKFYKSHKEHSQFSLNVSASMVGSFFNDEDSDEVADLLKKSGNFKLMVFDNENQEVSKDFKKYIRRNNLKTMVRVKGDDSRAEFYTLEKNNLIKEIIFKANSDDDSLVLLGLKTSMTKEELAKLLSNSDKI comes from the coding sequence ATGAAAAAATTAATCACATTCGTATTTGCACTATTCGTTTTAACTGCATCAGCACAAACATCAACCTTTAAAAAGTTTTATAAAAGCCATAAAGAACACTCTCAATTTTCATTAAATGTATCAGCATCAATGGTGGGTTCATTCTTTAATGATGAAGATTCAGATGAGGTTGCAGACCTGCTAAAAAAGTCAGGTAACTTTAAATTAATGGTTTTTGATAATGAGAATCAAGAAGTTTCTAAAGACTTTAAGAAATATATTAGAAGAAATAATTTAAAAACTATGGTTCGTGTAAAAGGCGATGATAGTAGAGCTGAATTTTACACCTTAGAAAAGAACAACTTAATAAAAGAAATCATTTTCAAGGCAAATAGTGATGATGATAGCTTGGTGCTTTTAGGCTTAAAAACAAGCATGACTAAAGAAGAACTTGCAAAGTTGCTTTCTAATTCAGACAAAATATAA
- the mscL gene encoding large-conductance mechanosensitive channel protein MscL — protein sequence MLKEFKDFAMKGNLVDIAVGFVMGAAFKQVVTSFTGGIVSPLIGLIFEADFKKLKWIVKEGTLNDAGETVGQVAVLYGDFLTNVIDFIIVAFVMFMIVKGINATKKKEEPKPEAPKGPSQEELLEQIRDLLAKQNK from the coding sequence ATGTTAAAAGAATTTAAAGACTTTGCAATGAAGGGCAACCTTGTAGATATTGCAGTAGGTTTTGTTATGGGTGCTGCTTTTAAACAGGTAGTAACTTCTTTTACTGGAGGAATTGTTTCTCCTTTAATTGGTTTAATTTTTGAAGCCGATTTTAAAAAGTTAAAATGGATTGTTAAAGAAGGTACTTTAAATGATGCAGGTGAAACTGTAGGTCAAGTAGCTGTTTTATATGGAGACTTTCTAACAAACGTAATCGACTTTATTATTGTTGCTTTTGTAATGTTTATGATTGTAAAAGGTATAAATGCAACTAAGAAAAAAGAAGAGCCAAAACCAGAAGCTCCAAAAGGACCAAGCCAAGAAGAATTATTAGAACAAATTAGAGATTTACTTGCTAAACAAAATAAATAA
- a CDS encoding GNAT family N-acyltransferase — protein sequence MPLVTSKEIAQVIGLQKLGVLGTFIGWLLIKVLRISAINKIYKKNKDKTDLAFLNGVLDDCNIEFQIPEEDLKRIPKDGAFITVSNHPLGGIDGVLLLKLLIEKRADYKIIANFLLHRIEPLKPYIMPVNPFENRKDAKSSVAGIKSALSHLKEGKPLGIFPAGEVSTYKDGKLKVDKPWEEGAVRLIKKAQVPVIPIYFHAKNSGLFYFLSKISDTLRTAKLPSEVISQDGKIIKVRIGKPISVADQNEYKDIPSFYEFIRKKTYMLANPFEKANKLISTESIKIKKPAKKIAAQKNKDSFIKEINNLRDTDCRLLESKNYEVFFANAKEIPNVLHEIGRLREITFRGVGEGTNKALDLDKYDKYYYHLILWDNQAKCLAGAYRMGLGKEIYKKHGINGFYIQTLFRIEPELHQMMENTIEMGRAFIIDEYQQKPMPLFLLWKGIVHVTLRYPEYKYLMGGVSISNQFSDFSKSLMIEFMKSHYYDPYIAQYIYPKKEYKVKLKGDDKDFVFDASKADMQKFDKIIDEIEPGALRIPVLIKKYVKQNARLVAFNVDPKFNNAVDGLMYIKVSDIPESTVKPVMEEFQAELERKAAEIIKK from the coding sequence ATGCCATTAGTAACATCTAAAGAAATTGCACAAGTAATTGGTTTACAAAAACTTGGAGTTTTAGGAACTTTTATTGGATGGTTACTTATTAAAGTTTTACGAATATCTGCAATCAATAAAATTTACAAAAAGAACAAGGACAAAACCGATTTAGCTTTTTTAAATGGTGTTTTAGACGATTGTAATATTGAATTTCAAATTCCAGAAGAAGATTTAAAAAGAATACCTAAAGATGGTGCTTTTATAACAGTATCTAATCATCCTTTGGGAGGTATAGATGGTGTTTTGTTATTAAAACTATTAATAGAAAAAAGAGCCGATTATAAAATTATCGCTAATTTTTTATTGCATAGAATAGAGCCATTAAAACCATACATAATGCCTGTAAATCCTTTTGAAAATAGAAAGGATGCCAAGTCTAGTGTTGCAGGTATAAAAAGTGCACTTTCGCATTTAAAAGAAGGTAAACCTTTAGGGATTTTTCCTGCAGGTGAAGTTTCTACTTATAAAGATGGTAAATTAAAGGTAGATAAACCTTGGGAAGAAGGAGCAGTTCGTTTAATTAAAAAAGCGCAAGTACCAGTTATTCCTATTTATTTTCATGCAAAGAATAGTGGATTATTTTATTTTCTGTCTAAAATTTCAGATACCTTAAGAACGGCTAAATTACCATCAGAAGTTATATCTCAAGATGGTAAAATTATTAAGGTTAGAATAGGGAAACCGATTTCAGTTGCAGATCAAAATGAATATAAAGACATACCTTCTTTTTATGAGTTTATTAGAAAGAAAACTTACATGTTGGCTAATCCTTTTGAGAAAGCAAACAAACTGATATCTACTGAATCTATAAAAATTAAAAAGCCAGCTAAAAAAATTGCTGCACAAAAAAATAAAGATTCTTTTATAAAAGAAATTAATAATTTAAGAGATACAGATTGCAGACTGTTAGAAAGTAAAAATTACGAAGTTTTCTTTGCCAATGCTAAAGAAATTCCAAATGTTTTACACGAAATAGGTAGGTTAAGAGAAATTACTTTTAGAGGTGTAGGTGAAGGTACTAACAAAGCTTTAGACTTAGACAAGTATGACAAGTATTACTACCATTTAATTTTGTGGGACAATCAAGCTAAATGTTTAGCAGGTGCTTACAGAATGGGGCTTGGAAAAGAGATTTATAAGAAACATGGTATTAATGGTTTTTATATTCAAACACTATTTAGAATTGAGCCAGAATTACATCAAATGATGGAGAATACCATAGAAATGGGTAGAGCTTTTATTATTGATGAATATCAACAAAAACCAATGCCTTTGTTCTTGTTATGGAAAGGTATTGTGCATGTTACTTTACGTTATCCAGAGTATAAATATTTAATGGGTGGTGTTTCTATTAGCAATCAGTTTTCCGATTTTTCAAAATCGTTAATGATTGAGTTTATGAAGTCTCATTATTATGATCCATATATTGCTCAGTACATTTACCCTAAAAAAGAATATAAAGTTAAATTAAAGGGTGATGATAAAGACTTTGTATTTGATGCTTCAAAAGCAGATATGCAAAAGTTTGATAAAATTATTGATGAAATTGAACCAGGTGCATTAAGAATTCCTGTTTTGATTAAAAAATACGTGAAACAAAATGCAAGATTAGTGGCATTTAATGTAGACCCTAAATTTAATAATGCTGTAGATGGTTTAATGTATATAAAAGTTTCAGATATACCAGAAAGTACAGTAAAGCCTGTAATGGAAGAATTTCAAGCAGAGCTAGAAAGAAAAGCTGCAGAAATAATTAAAAAATAA
- the fbp gene encoding class 1 fructose-bisphosphatase → MTVKKQTLGEFIIENQHAFKYSSGELSSLLNSIRLAAKVVNHEVNKAGLVDIIGAFGDTNIQGEDQQKLDVYANDKFIQTLTRRNIVCGIASEEEDSFISINSIDENHQNKYVVLIDPLDGSSNIDVNVSVGTIFSIYRRVTPTGTPVQLEDFLQKGSEQVAAGYVVYGTSTMLVYTTGDGVNGFTLNPAIGSFYLSHPNMQFPEDGSIYSVNEGNYMDFPLGVKKYIKYCQEEEGDRPYTSRYIGSLVSDFHRNMIKGGIYMYPKGSRNPNGKLRLLYECNPMAFLAEQANGYASDGYTRTMDVEPTELHQRVPFVCGSKNMVTELEEFMQKYGE, encoded by the coding sequence ATGACAGTAAAAAAACAAACTCTTGGTGAATTCATTATTGAAAATCAGCATGCTTTTAAATACAGTTCTGGTGAATTAAGTAGCCTTTTAAATTCTATTAGATTAGCTGCAAAAGTGGTAAATCATGAAGTAAATAAAGCTGGTTTAGTAGATATTATTGGTGCTTTTGGAGACACAAATATTCAAGGTGAAGATCAGCAAAAATTAGATGTTTATGCTAATGATAAATTTATACAAACTCTAACTAGAAGAAATATTGTTTGTGGAATTGCAAGTGAAGAAGAAGATAGTTTTATATCAATTAATAGTATTGATGAAAATCACCAGAACAAATATGTAGTTTTAATAGATCCTTTAGATGGTTCATCTAACATAGACGTAAACGTTTCTGTAGGAACTATTTTTTCTATTTACAGAAGAGTTACACCAACAGGAACGCCTGTACAATTAGAAGATTTCTTACAAAAAGGTAGTGAGCAAGTTGCAGCAGGTTATGTAGTTTATGGTACTTCTACTATGTTGGTTTACACAACAGGAGATGGTGTTAATGGCTTTACCTTAAACCCTGCAATTGGTTCTTTTTACTTATCTCACCCAAATATGCAGTTTCCTGAAGATGGAAGCATTTATTCTGTAAATGAAGGAAATTACATGGATTTTCCTTTAGGAGTAAAAAAATACATAAAATATTGTCAAGAAGAAGAAGGAGATAGACCTTATACAAGTAGGTATATTGGTTCTTTGGTTTCTGACTTTCATAGAAATATGATTAAAGGAGGTATTTATATGTACCCAAAAGGTTCTAGAAACCCGAATGGAAAATTGCGTTTACTTTACGAATGTAATCCTATGGCTTTTTTAGCTGAACAAGCTAATGGTTATGCATCTGATGGTTACACAAGAACTATGGATGTAGAACCTACAGAATTACACCAAAGAGTGCCATTTGTTTGTGGAAGTAAAAATATGGTAACTGAATTAGAAGAATTTATGCAAAAATATGGTGAATAG
- a CDS encoding aspartate kinase, with the protein MKIFKFGGASVKDAESVKNVASIIKNEGAIDTLVVVSAMGKMTNAFEDVIDSYYHKKEDLPNKLNYIEEFHKDIMSSLFDKTDEVYKEVDVLFGELGWFLARNTSQRFNYVYDQIICFGELLSTRIVSGYLAKIGQENVWFDVRNYIKTDSNYRDAKVDWDLTEELINKKVDTSKINITQGFIAANDTENTTTLGREGSDYTAGIFAYCLSAESVTIWKDVPGVLNADPRVFSDTTLLEQISYEEAIEMAFYGASVIHPKTLQPIERKEIPLLVRSFVNPKEKGTTVSKGTMLEPYIPCYIVKKNQILVSISALDFSFMVENNISFIFQKLHDYQLKVNLIQNSAISFSVCIDNKFNKFDEFHNELNNQFKIDVQKNVDLYTIRHFDDSAIELIENKGESLLTQVNKETSQIVIKPN; encoded by the coding sequence ATGAAGATTTTTAAATTTGGTGGTGCCTCTGTAAAAGATGCAGAAAGTGTAAAAAATGTTGCTTCTATTATTAAAAATGAGGGAGCTATAGATACTTTAGTAGTGGTTTCTGCTATGGGTAAAATGACAAACGCTTTCGAAGATGTAATAGATTCTTATTATCATAAAAAAGAAGATTTACCTAACAAACTTAATTATATAGAAGAATTTCATAAAGATATTATGAGTTCTTTGTTCGATAAAACAGATGAGGTTTATAAAGAAGTAGATGTTTTGTTTGGTGAATTAGGTTGGTTTTTGGCTAGAAACACCTCTCAAAGATTCAATTATGTGTATGATCAAATTATTTGTTTTGGTGAATTGTTATCAACTAGAATTGTAAGTGGATATTTAGCTAAAATTGGTCAAGAAAATGTTTGGTTTGATGTTAGAAACTACATAAAAACAGATTCTAATTATAGAGATGCAAAAGTAGATTGGGACTTAACAGAAGAGTTAATCAACAAAAAAGTAGATACCTCTAAAATAAACATTACTCAAGGTTTCATTGCAGCTAATGATACAGAAAACACAACTACCTTAGGTAGAGAAGGTTCAGATTATACTGCAGGTATTTTTGCGTACTGTTTAAGTGCAGAAAGCGTTACAATTTGGAAAGATGTACCAGGAGTTTTAAATGCAGATCCAAGAGTGTTTTCTGATACTACATTACTAGAACAAATTTCTTACGAAGAAGCAATAGAAATGGCATTTTATGGTGCATCTGTAATTCACCCAAAAACATTACAACCTATAGAGAGGAAAGAAATTCCGCTTTTAGTGCGTTCTTTTGTGAATCCTAAAGAAAAAGGAACAACAGTATCTAAAGGAACCATGTTAGAACCTTATATACCTTGTTATATTGTTAAGAAAAATCAGATTTTGGTGTCTATATCTGCATTAGACTTTTCATTTATGGTAGAGAATAACATCAGTTTTATTTTTCAGAAATTACACGATTATCAATTAAAAGTAAACTTAATTCAGAATTCAGCCATCAGCTTTTCTGTTTGTATTGATAATAAATTCAATAAGTTTGATGAGTTTCATAACGAATTAAACAATCAATTTAAAATTGATGTTCAGAAAAATGTAGACTTATATACCATTCGTCATTTTGATGATTCAGCAATTGAATTGATCGAAAACAAAGGAGAATCATTATTAACACAAGTAAACAAAGAAACTTCACAAATTGTAATAAAACCTAATTAA
- the alr gene encoding alanine racemase: MNNHVSVLEIDGKALEHNLNYFKNKLNETTKILAVVKAFGYGSDGVLVADFLKDKVDYFAVAYAHEGIALREANIKTPILVLHPQIATLQDIIDYRLEPNLYNFKIFNAFLELADKVPLMNYPIHIKFNTGLNRLGFWHTDIPKIISELKETNHIKVQSLFSHLAASEDLEEKEFTNQQLNNFAYIAQQFYKHLNYEPMLHILNTSGVVNYAVAQFDMVRVGIGLYGFGNDAEETKQLKNTHNLKSIISQIHLIEPGETVGYNRAFVAKKPSKSATIPVGHADGLSRKLGNGAGYVLVNNQKAKIIGNVCMDMIMVDVTKIDCNEGDEVIIFNHQDMLNNIADTSETIVYETLTSISPRVKKVLKS, from the coding sequence ATGAACAATCATGTAAGTGTTTTAGAAATTGATGGCAAAGCTTTAGAGCATAATTTAAATTATTTTAAAAATAAATTAAATGAAACAACTAAAATTTTAGCTGTTGTAAAAGCATTTGGCTATGGTAGTGATGGAGTTTTAGTAGCTGATTTTTTAAAAGATAAAGTAGACTATTTTGCTGTAGCTTACGCTCATGAAGGCATAGCTTTAAGAGAAGCAAATATTAAAACACCTATATTAGTTTTACACCCACAAATTGCTACTTTGCAAGACATAATCGATTATAGATTAGAACCTAATTTATACAATTTTAAAATTTTTAATGCCTTTTTAGAATTAGCAGATAAGGTTCCTTTAATGAACTATCCTATTCATATTAAGTTCAACACTGGCTTAAATAGACTTGGCTTCTGGCATACAGATATTCCAAAAATTATTTCAGAACTTAAAGAAACTAATCATATAAAAGTACAGTCTCTTTTTTCTCATTTAGCAGCCAGCGAAGATTTAGAAGAAAAAGAATTTACCAATCAGCAATTAAATAATTTTGCATACATAGCACAGCAATTTTACAAACATTTAAACTATGAACCTATGTTGCATATTTTAAATACTTCTGGAGTTGTAAATTATGCAGTAGCTCAGTTTGATATGGTTAGAGTTGGTATTGGTTTATATGGTTTTGGTAATGATGCAGAAGAAACCAAACAACTTAAAAACACACACAATTTAAAATCTATAATTTCACAAATTCATTTAATTGAACCTGGTGAAACTGTAGGTTACAATAGAGCTTTTGTTGCAAAAAAACCAAGTAAATCTGCTACAATTCCTGTAGGTCATGCAGATGGGCTATCTCGAAAATTAGGAAATGGAGCTGGGTATGTGCTTGTAAACAACCAAAAAGCAAAAATAATTGGTAATGTTTGTATGGATATGATTATGGTTGATGTTACCAAAATTGATTGTAATGAAGGTGATGAAGTTATTATCTTTAATCATCAAGATATGCTAAATAATATAGCTGACACTTCTGAAACAATCGTTTATGAAACCTTAACATCAATTTCTCCACGTGTTAAGAAAGTGTTAAAATCTTAA
- a CDS encoding thymidine kinase: MFLENTVNHTEQFGWIEVICGSMFSGKTEELIRRLKRAQFAKQRVEIFKPAVDTRYDEEEVVSHNDSRIRSTPVPVSSNIRLLANDVDVVGIDEAQFFDDEIVAVCNDLANRGVRVIVAGLDMDFKGKPFGPMPALMATAEYVTKVHAVCTHTGNLAHYSFRKAQNDDLVMLGETQEYEPLSRAAYYKAVQAKQHVSSIKSSDDSEISTAEQDLNSTKE; this comes from the coding sequence ATGTTTCTTGAAAATACTGTAAATCATACAGAACAATTTGGTTGGATTGAGGTAATTTGTGGCTCTATGTTTTCTGGTAAAACAGAAGAGTTAATTAGGCGTTTAAAACGTGCACAATTTGCTAAACAACGTGTAGAAATTTTTAAGCCTGCTGTAGATACCAGATATGATGAAGAAGAAGTTGTTTCTCATAACGATTCTAGAATTAGATCTACACCTGTGCCAGTTTCTTCTAACATTCGTTTATTAGCAAATGATGTAGATGTTGTTGGTATTGATGAAGCTCAGTTTTTTGATGATGAAATTGTAGCTGTTTGTAATGATTTAGCCAATAGAGGAGTTCGTGTAATTGTAGCTGGTTTAGACATGGATTTTAAGGGAAAACCTTTTGGCCCAATGCCAGCATTAATGGCAACTGCAGAATATGTAACCAAAGTACATGCAGTATGCACACATACAGGTAATTTAGCTCATTACAGTTTTAGAAAAGCACAAAATGATGATTTAGTAATGCTTGGAGAAACTCAAGAATATGAACCTTTAAGTCGAGCAGCTTATTATAAAGCTGTGCAAGCAAAACAACATGTTTCTTCTATAAAAAGTTCTGACGATTCAGAAATTTCAACTGCAGAGCAAGATTTAAATTCGACCAAAGAATGA
- a CDS encoding superoxide dismutase: MAFELPELGYAHDALEPHIDAKTMEIHHGKHHNGYTTKLNNAIEGTDLEGKSIEDILANLDMNNNAVRNNGGGFYNHSLFWTVLNPEDRGYLSGELKDAIEAEFGSKEAFIDAFSKAAATQFGSGWAWLCVHKGGKVEVCSTPNQDNPLMPGVTCGGTPILGLDVWEHAYYLNYQNRRPDYIDAFFKVINWNEVERRYAEAK; the protein is encoded by the coding sequence ATGGCTTTTGAATTACCAGAATTAGGATATGCACATGATGCACTAGAACCACATATTGATGCTAAAACTATGGAAATACACCATGGAAAACATCATAATGGATATACAACAAAATTAAACAACGCAATTGAAGGTACTGACTTAGAAGGAAAATCTATAGAGGATATCTTAGCTAATTTAGACATGAATAATAACGCTGTTAGAAATAATGGAGGTGGTTTTTACAATCACTCTTTATTCTGGACAGTATTAAACCCAGAAGATAGAGGTTATTTATCTGGAGAATTAAAAGATGCTATTGAAGCAGAATTTGGTTCTAAAGAAGCTTTTATCGATGCTTTTTCTAAAGCTGCAGCAACACAATTTGGTTCAGGCTGGGCTTGGTTATGTGTGCATAAAGGTGGTAAAGTAGAAGTTTGCTCTACACCAAACCAAGATAACCCATTAATGCCAGGTGTAACTTGTGGAGGAACTCCAATTTTAGGATTAGACGTTTGGGAACATGCTTACTACTTAAATTACCAAAACAGAAGACCAGATTATATTGATGCTTTCTTTAAAGTAATTAACTGGAATGAAGTTGAAAGAAGATATGCAGAAGCAAAATAA
- a CDS encoding GNAT family N-acetyltransferase has translation MSFIIRRGLEEDMQAVHNLIMELAIFEKEPDAVDITVDDLINDGFSDNPRFKIFVAEENETIIGIALFYERYSTWKGKTIHLEDLIVTKSRQKIGAGKALYTAVLNYAYENDFNRVAWEVIDWNTNAIEFYKSTGATYLKDWSVVQMNKENLSKFIQNN, from the coding sequence ATGAGTTTTATCATTAGAAGAGGTTTAGAAGAAGATATGCAAGCTGTGCATAATTTAATTATGGAATTGGCTATTTTTGAAAAGGAACCAGATGCAGTAGATATTACTGTAGATGATTTAATAAATGATGGCTTTTCAGATAACCCAAGATTCAAAATTTTTGTAGCCGAAGAAAATGAAACAATTATTGGTATAGCCCTTTTCTATGAAAGATATTCTACTTGGAAAGGTAAAACTATTCATTTAGAAGATTTAATTGTTACCAAAAGCAGACAAAAAATTGGTGCAGGTAAAGCATTATATACAGCTGTTTTAAACTATGCTTATGAAAATGACTTTAATAGAGTTGCTTGGGAGGTAATAGATTGGAATACAAATGCTATTGAGTTTTACAAAAGTACAGGAGCTACTTATTTAAAAGATTGGTCTGTAGTACAAATGAATAAAGAAAACTTATCAAAATTTATACAAAACAACTAG